In Bombus pyrosoma isolate SC7728 unplaced genomic scaffold, ASM1482585v1 HiC_scaffold_4518, whole genome shotgun sequence, the following are encoded in one genomic region:
- the LOC122577403 gene encoding uncharacterized protein LOC122577403, with protein sequence MGAFKVMLVMDMEVPAFVQPVQVCIILFILTSSSFLWCFVRLSAWSCMYCFSVRGGEIPKNVWMAREDDTDECAKAHFPEETSAGALDILLCHCSCGQSDLLCCMLPVHGETS encoded by the coding sequence GTTATGTTGGTTATGGACATGGAAGTACCTGCATTTGTCCAACCTGTacaagtatgtattattttatttattttaacttcgtCCTCTTTCCTATGGTGTTTCGTCCGTTTGTCTGCCTGGTCTTGTATGTATTGTTTTAGCGTAAGAGGAGGAGAGATTCCCAAAAATGTGTGGATGGCTCGTGAAGACGATACAGATGAATGTGCGAAGGCTCACTTCCCTGAGGAGACTTCTGCCGGAGCCCTGGATATTCTCCTGTGTCACTGCTCTTGTGGTCAGAGCGATCTTCTCTGCTGTATGCTCCCAGTACATGGAGAGACTTCGTGA